A genomic window from Acidobacteriota bacterium includes:
- a CDS encoding RHS repeat-associated core domain-containing protein, whose amino-acid sequence MSMKRISLFRRSLVRLMIFGALFSLGAFAIRAADKNKAPERGFHPGGSYALSEIETISRSSGELSINLPLGSLPSGRGGLSAGLNLLYSSKVWDTAEMIDYTAQGLPYDASRLILSEEGGWRYGFQYRLKIDYLKLGELQGYCDASYDYPYKLVLITPDGGKHPLWLDNHTNSDGYMDVWPDGRPACGGNGTGGGVLTYYTYDGTYMRLDFVTDGDDNWMNNSWTLSLPNGMRVLGGPIAGTTAIQRIIDRNDNYLDIFDIASDSNYNFHPTITLKDQLNRSIVLEYNYATNQDAIHVKGINAVEMLVIVQWKTITVHKVYNSSNVYPNFSLNTNIRVVDKVYLPSQAGNLFYTFDYNADAVSNPSVGWGELSSVTLPSGAGATYNYEQDNASGSTIYTYHVLRNRPTQKTLGYNAEYDGTSTPVTETWTYGTTYATPGDSAVIETTITGPDNGISKEYPNKGANGAAIPTETGKTINLDGTVIERVYANNFPSGMAVFSNLLVNRFVKYEFTSIKNAAGTLTKTAIKEYKYDKNGNVTQVKEYDWASYGNVPRDTYGQPTGLPAGATPLRVTINDYYNQTPDSAVTTVSPYAYSQPASPRLRTAIKSSEVQDGGETAFTRSESFYDNASTTGNLTTAKSWDSTKGSITRPLTAGNSISVTNTYSASGNVLTSTDGRNIQTQFTYGNINGFTDLYPTQVVAAFGSAVARTTTTEYDFTTGLATRVTDADNNVATATTYDVFGRPTLVKAAEGKAEETRTTMEYSDTNRRVISRSDLTTLGDGKLVSIKHYDQLGRLRLSRQLEDAATQSATDEMQGIKVQTRYAFSGANSYALSSNPYRANTSGQATTEETMGWSRSKSDNGGRLIEAETFSGTALPAPWGSSAASTGKVVTGYDANVTTVTDQASKKRRSTIDGLGRLTQVEELYENGTLYATTSYLYDTLDNLAKVTQGTAPNTQIRYFMYDSLKRLRRAKNPETDVNSGLNLFDLVTGNSSWSAGYSYDNDSNLTGKVDPRGITTTYSYDSLNRVVSRSYTSDPQFTPTVTYTYDDVNVAYAKGRLTRVSSSVSAYDYLEYDALGRVKQSKQTTAGNEYPMLYQYNKAGAMTSETYPSGRVITTSYDAAGRLSNLSGAKTGESAKTYASQLNYTSHGAVASMKIGNHPTNPRYEHTSFNSRLQPTQIGLGTTASDASLLRLDYTYGTTTNNGNVLSQRIVLSGLDVTQTYSYDQVNRLLTAEEKTTSGQVQQWKQAFTYDQFGNRNFDVANTTLLEANPSISSSTNRINAANYLYDNAGNVTQEPSAPTHKAYVYDAENHQKEYSYNSQTWRYEYDGDGRRVKKIKPDNSSLVCVYDAGGRLVAEYDSGTSAPSAYQTNFLTQDHLGSTRAVSDATGAVTSRLDYLPFGTEISAGIGGRTTAMMYSASTTLRQKFTGHERDEESKLDFAQARYCSSVTGRFMSADDFLNDTHVSDPQSWNLYVYVRNNPLRFVDSAGEEIEKKDGKVKFDSSGKTVTATFETGTREVVINGKKETRTVTIKGKFVEGTVYSTNNGKTTEIQAYQSKGPLQVVETNEKGETTFSGTVDEYEQYSNITHFRGWNNTSNCHGTTFANGEVWIQDNQVKKLMTAEGYDINNPSSIPTKDAVGIFSTDGGLADPRHSVKVLDLNPTMVESKGGVYPKEITTPAKSWTDTDPSRKNHKLLYYTKKVTK is encoded by the coding sequence GATCTTTGGCGCGCTCTTTAGCCTTGGGGCGTTTGCAATCCGGGCTGCCGATAAAAATAAAGCCCCTGAGCGGGGCTTTCATCCGGGAGGCTCGTATGCGTTATCGGAGATCGAAACCATCAGTCGCAGCAGTGGTGAGCTCTCGATTAATCTGCCGCTTGGCAGCCTGCCGTCGGGTCGCGGCGGATTGAGCGCCGGACTCAATCTGCTCTACAGCAGCAAAGTCTGGGATACGGCTGAAATGATTGATTATACCGCTCAGGGGCTTCCTTATGACGCCTCACGATTAATCCTCAGTGAAGAGGGTGGCTGGCGTTATGGTTTTCAATATCGCTTGAAAATCGACTATCTCAAACTCGGCGAACTGCAAGGGTATTGCGATGCCTCCTATGATTATCCCTATAAACTTGTGCTGATCACCCCGGATGGTGGCAAGCATCCTCTGTGGCTCGACAATCATACCAACAGTGATGGGTATATGGACGTGTGGCCTGATGGCCGCCCGGCCTGCGGCGGTAACGGCACTGGCGGCGGGGTGCTAACCTATTACACCTATGATGGCACCTACATGCGCTTGGATTTCGTGACCGATGGAGACGATAATTGGATGAATAACTCCTGGACGCTTTCTCTGCCCAATGGTATGCGCGTTTTGGGTGGACCGATTGCCGGCACTACGGCTATTCAACGCATCATTGATCGCAACGATAACTACCTTGATATTTTTGATATCGCCAGCGACAGCAATTATAATTTTCATCCCACCATCACCCTCAAAGATCAATTGAATCGTTCAATCGTTCTTGAATACAACTACGCGACAAACCAGGATGCCATTCATGTTAAAGGAATAAATGCAGTTGAGATGCTGGTCATCGTGCAATGGAAAACGATCACGGTTCATAAGGTCTATAATTCCAGCAATGTTTATCCGAACTTCTCTTTAAATACCAATATTCGCGTCGTTGATAAAGTTTATCTGCCGAGTCAGGCAGGAAATCTCTTTTATACCTTTGACTACAATGCTGACGCGGTGAGCAATCCTTCGGTGGGCTGGGGAGAATTGAGTTCCGTCACTCTGCCGTCGGGAGCGGGCGCGACTTACAATTATGAGCAGGACAATGCCAGTGGCAGTACGATTTATACCTATCATGTATTAAGAAATCGTCCAACTCAGAAGACCCTCGGTTATAACGCCGAATATGACGGCACTTCAACGCCGGTAACCGAGACCTGGACTTATGGGACAACCTATGCAACACCGGGCGATAGCGCAGTCATCGAAACCACCATCACTGGGCCGGATAATGGCATCTCAAAGGAGTATCCCAATAAAGGCGCAAACGGCGCAGCCATACCCACTGAAACCGGCAAGACCATAAATCTTGATGGCACGGTCATCGAACGGGTCTATGCCAATAACTTCCCATCCGGGATGGCGGTTTTCTCAAATCTATTGGTGAATCGGTTCGTCAAATATGAGTTCACCTCGATCAAGAACGCCGCCGGGACGCTGACGAAGACCGCGATTAAAGAGTACAAATACGATAAAAACGGCAATGTCACTCAGGTTAAGGAGTATGACTGGGCAAGCTATGGCAATGTGCCGCGCGATACATACGGGCAACCGACTGGCTTACCGGCAGGCGCAACTCCACTGCGAGTCACTATTAATGATTATTACAATCAAACGCCGGATTCGGCAGTCACCACAGTTTCGCCTTATGCCTACAGTCAACCGGCTTCGCCGCGTCTGCGCACCGCTATCAAATCAAGTGAAGTTCAGGACGGCGGCGAAACTGCCTTCACACGTTCGGAATCGTTTTATGACAATGCCTCAACCACCGGCAATCTGACCACCGCCAAAAGTTGGGATTCGACTAAAGGTAGCATCACCCGACCGTTGACCGCAGGCAATTCGATTTCCGTCACCAATACCTACAGCGCTTCCGGTAATGTGCTGACCTCAACCGATGGGCGCAACATTCAAACCCAGTTTACCTACGGCAACATCAATGGCTTTACCGACCTCTATCCGACGCAAGTTGTGGCGGCATTCGGCAGTGCGGTTGCTCGAACCACCACCACTGAATACGACTTCACCACTGGCTTGGCAACCCGGGTCACGGACGCCGATAACAACGTCGCGACTGCCACGACTTATGATGTTTTCGGCAGACCGACTTTGGTAAAAGCTGCGGAAGGTAAAGCGGAAGAGACGCGCACGACGATGGAGTATTCCGATACCAACCGGCGGGTTATTTCAAGGTCGGATTTAACCACGCTCGGCGATGGCAAACTGGTATCCATCAAGCACTATGACCAACTGGGGCGGTTGCGACTGTCGCGGCAGTTGGAAGATGCCGCAACCCAATCAGCGACCGATGAGATGCAAGGCATCAAGGTGCAGACGCGCTATGCGTTCAGTGGGGCAAACTCCTATGCGCTGTCCTCGAATCCCTATCGCGCGAATACCAGCGGTCAGGCGACCACCGAAGAGACGATGGGCTGGTCGCGCAGCAAGAGCGATAATGGCGGAAGGCTCATTGAAGCCGAAACCTTCAGCGGCACGGCATTGCCCGCGCCCTGGGGCAGCAGCGCCGCCTCAACCGGCAAAGTGGTGACCGGGTATGATGCCAACGTCACCACCGTAACCGATCAGGCATCGAAGAAACGCCGCAGCACGATTGACGGGTTGGGCAGGCTCACCCAGGTTGAAGAGTTATACGAAAACGGCACGTTGTATGCGACGACCAGTTACCTCTACGACACCCTCGATAATCTGGCGAAGGTCACTCAGGGCACCGCGCCCAACACGCAAATCCGCTATTTCATGTACGATTCGTTGAAGCGTTTAAGACGCGCCAAAAACCCGGAGACCGATGTCAACAGCGGTTTGAATTTGTTCGACCTGGTGACTGGCAATAGCTCCTGGTCAGCGGGTTACAGCTATGACAATGATTCAAATTTAACCGGCAAAGTTGACCCGCGCGGCATCACCACAACTTACAGTTACGATTCGTTGAATCGGGTTGTGAGTCGCAGCTACACCAGCGACCCGCAATTCACGCCGACTGTGACTTATACCTATGATGATGTCAATGTCGCCTATGCCAAAGGCAGATTGACGCGGGTGAGCAGCAGTGTGAGCGCCTATGATTATCTCGAATACGATGCGCTCGGACGGGTGAAGCAGAGCAAGCAGACGACGGCTGGCAATGAGTACCCGATGTTGTATCAATACAACAAAGCCGGGGCGATGACTTCGGAGACCTATCCATCGGGGAGAGTCATCACCACGAGCTATGACGCGGCGGGGCGGTTGTCGAACCTTAGCGGCGCGAAAACGGGCGAATCGGCGAAGACCTACGCTTCACAGTTGAACTACACCTCACATGGGGCGGTGGCATCGATGAAGATTGGCAATCATCCAACCAACCCGCGCTATGAGCACACCAGTTTCAATTCGCGATTGCAACCGACGCAGATTGGCTTGGGGACGACCGCCAGCGATGCCAGTTTGCTGAGGCTGGATTACACCTACGGCACGACGACCAATAACGGCAACGTGCTCAGCCAGCGCATCGTGTTGAGCGGCTTGGATGTGACCCAGACCTACAGCTACGACCAAGTCAACCGCTTGCTCACTGCCGAGGAGAAGACCACCAGCGGACAGGTGCAGCAGTGGAAGCAAGCCTTCACCTACGACCAATTCGGCAATCGCAATTTCGATGTCGCCAACACGACTTTGCTCGAAGCCAACCCCTCGATTAGCTCATCAACTAATCGTATCAATGCTGCTAATTATCTGTACGACAACGCGGGCAATGTCACCCAGGAGCCGAGCGCGCCGACTCATAAGGCGTATGTCTATGACGCCGAGAATCATCAGAAAGAGTACAGCTACAACTCACAGACCTGGCGCTATGAATATGACGGCGACGGCAGGCGGGTGAAGAAGATTAAGCCCGATAACTCCTCTCTGGTGTGTGTCTATGATGCGGGCGGACGGTTGGTTGCCGAGTACGATTCGGGGACGAGCGCGCCATCAGCCTACCAGACGAATTTCCTGACCCAAGACCATCTGGGTTCGACTCGTGCGGTGAGTGATGCGACGGGGGCGGTGACTTCAAGGTTGGATTACCTGCCGTTTGGTACGGAAATCAGCGCCGGGATTGGCGGTCGAACGACGGCGATGATGTACTCGGCTTCGACGACCTTGCGGCAGAAGTTCACCGGACACGAGAGGGATGAGGAGAGCAAGCTGGATTTCGCTCAGGCAAGGTATTGCTCAAGCGTGACAGGCAGGTTTATGAGCGCGGATGATTTTCTAAATGATACCCATGTTTCTGACCCGCAAAGTTGGAATCTTTATGTATATGTGAGAAATAATCCCCTTCGATTTGTTGACTCTGCGGGCGAAGAAATAGAAAAGAAAGATGGAAAAGTTAAATTTGACTCCAGTGGGAAAACCGTTACTGCCACCTTTGAAACTGGAACAAGGGAGGTCGTTATTAATGGCAAAAAAGAAACGCGCACTGTAACTATCAAAGGGAAATTTGTAGAAGGCACAGTTTATTCAACAAACAATGGCAAAACAACAGAAATACAAGCATATCAGTCCAAAGGTCCTTTACAAGTTGTCGAAACAAATGAAAAAGGCGAAACGACTTTTTCTGGCACTGTTGACGAGTACGAACAATATTCAAATATTACCCATTTTCGAGGTTGGAATAATACCTCAAATTGCCACGGAACAACTTTTGCCAATGGAGAGGTTTGGATACAAGATAATCAAGTTAAAAAATTGATGACTGCAGAAGGTTACGATATTAATAATCCTAGCTCAATACCAACGAAGGACGCAGTGGGGATTTTTTCGACCGATGGAGGGCTTGCTGACCCTCGACATAGTGTTAAAGTCTTAGACCTGAACCCAACTATGGTAGAAAGCAAAGGAGGAGTTTATCCAAAAGAAATAACAACGCCAGCTAAATCGTGGACAGACACTGATCCTTCCCGAAAAAATCACAAATTATTATACTATACAAAGAAGGTGACGAAGTAA
- a CDS encoding RHS repeat-associated core domain-containing protein has product MQPTQIGLGTSSSDSSLLRLDYTYGTSDNNGNVVSQRIVLTGLDVTQSYTYDQVNRLLSAEEKTTSTQAQQWKQAFTYDQFGNRNFDVANTTLLEANPSISSSTNRINAANYLYDAAGNVTQEPSSPANKTYIYDGENHQIKFTVSSQTTSYEYDGDGRRVRKVNPNASYLIFVYDAGGRLVAEYDSGTSAPSAYQTNFLTQDHLGSTRAVSDATGAVTSRLDYLPFGTEISAGIGGRTTAMMYSASSTLRQKFTGYERDEESKLDFAQARYCSSVTGRFMSVDPALESVTVNNAQSWNRYAYVFNNPLRFIDPLGLWTIETYGVFRVTEVEENGKKVQKKERIGTKIVVTRSKGDDGESLLKQLGISKNSEQGKAILESVGNANEVQLSTLGGYVGEFFSAVENFLTKQAQGPLTDKGGPKVQGYFNCAETCARLAFPGQTLGGDLYSGPDYIDSLLKKQKNISADEAGVGDPIRYADKNNLGQHYASFAFREENGNIKVFSRSGQNGPFEFVDAKLLEGSSYGTIRGIGKDRTGFYSRTTRR; this is encoded by the coding sequence TTGCAACCGACGCAGATTGGCCTCGGCACGTCATCAAGTGATTCGTCGCTGCTTAGGCTTGATTACACCTACGGCACGAGCGACAATAACGGCAATGTGGTGAGTCAGCGCATTGTATTGACGGGCTTGGATGTCACGCAGAGCTACACCTACGATCAGGTCAATCGCTTGCTCAGCGCCGAAGAGAAGACGACCTCGACACAAGCGCAGCAGTGGAAGCAAGCCTTCACCTACGACCAATTCGGCAATCGCAATTTCGATGTCGCCAACACGACTTTGCTCGAAGCCAACCCCTCGATTAGCTCATCAACCAATCGTATCAATGCTGCTAATTATCTGTACGACGCGGCGGGCAATGTGACCCAAGAGCCGTCGTCACCAGCCAACAAGACCTACATCTACGACGGCGAGAATCACCAAATCAAATTCACGGTCAGTTCACAGACGACGAGCTACGAGTACGACGGCGACGGCAGACGAGTGCGCAAGGTCAACCCCAACGCTTCGTATCTGATATTCGTCTATGATGCGGGCGGACGGTTGGTTGCCGAGTACGATTCGGGGACGAGCGCGCCATCAGCCTACCAGACGAATTTCCTGACCCAAGACCATCTGGGTTCGACTCGTGCGGTGAGTGATGCGACGGGGGCGGTGACTTCAAGGTTGGATTACCTGCCGTTTGGTACGGAAATCAGCGCCGGGATTGGTGGTCGGACGACGGCGATGATGTACTCGGCAAGTTCGACCTTGAGGCAGAAATTCACCGGATACGAGCGCGATGAGGAGAGCAAGCTGGATTTTGCCCAGGCGCGGTATTGTTCGAGTGTCACGGGTAGGTTTATGAGCGTTGACCCAGCTTTGGAAAGTGTGACAGTAAATAATGCTCAATCATGGAACCGTTACGCCTATGTATTTAATAACCCTTTAAGATTTATCGACCCACTAGGGTTATGGACTATTGAGACCTATGGTGTTTTCAGGGTAACCGAAGTAGAGGAAAATGGGAAGAAGGTTCAAAAGAAAGAAAGAATCGGAACTAAAATAGTTGTGACTAGGTCAAAAGGTGATGACGGAGAGAGCTTATTAAAGCAGTTGGGTATAAGCAAAAATAGTGAGCAAGGGAAAGCCATATTGGAGTCAGTTGGAAATGCAAATGAGGTACAGCTTTCAACCTTAGGAGGGTATGTTGGAGAATTCTTTTCAGCAGTAGAAAATTTCTTGACCAAACAGGCACAAGGGCCGTTGACAGATAAAGGCGGACCTAAAGTTCAGGGCTATTTCAATTGCGCTGAAACCTGTGCGAGGCTTGCTTTTCCAGGACAAACCTTGGGTGGTGATCTTTACTCCGGCCCTGATTATATAGATAGTCTCCTAAAGAAACAGAAGAATATCAGTGCTGATGAAGCAGGGGTAGGTGATCCCATCAGATATGCTGATAAGAATAATTTGGGGCAACACTATGCTTCTTTTGCTTTCAGAGAAGAAAATGGCAATATAAAAGTGTTTAGTCGAAGCGGGCAAAATGGGCCATTTGAGTTTGTAGACGCTAAGTTGCTAGAAGGCTCCAGCTATGGAACCATTAGAGGTATAGGAAAAGATCGAACAGGATTTTATAGTCGAACTACTCGGAGGTAA
- a CDS encoding type II toxin-antitoxin system PemK/MazF family toxin, with translation MTDYKFGDVILVPFPFTDQSSGKKRPAVVVSSAAFHAAHINLMLMGVSSQVSGLLRTGEVMITNWQQAGLLAPSVVKAVLTTVEKKLVIRKLGELCEVDRQAVEQALRVILAP, from the coding sequence ATGACCGATTATAAGTTTGGCGATGTTATCTTGGTGCCCTTTCCCTTTACCGACCAAAGTAGCGGCAAGAAACGTCCGGCGGTAGTTGTCAGCAGCGCCGCTTTTCATGCTGCCCACATCAATCTGATGTTGATGGGAGTGAGTTCACAGGTGAGCGGCTTGCTTAGAACGGGTGAAGTCATGATAACCAACTGGCAGCAAGCGGGATTGCTTGCGCCTTCGGTGGTTAAAGCGGTCTTGACGACCGTCGAAAAAAAGCTGGTGATTCGCAAACTGGGCGAACTTTGTGAAGTTGACCGACAAGCAGTTGAGCAAGCCTTGCGAGTAATTCTTGCGCCCTAA
- a CDS encoding DUF2281 domain-containing protein, which translates to MQEETLIQKIRQLPMDKISEVEDFVDFLSQREQTHRITQAAGKLAEEPFRKIWDNEADAAYDRL; encoded by the coding sequence ATGCAAGAAGAAACACTCATCCAAAAAATTCGTCAACTGCCGATGGACAAAATTTCTGAGGTCGAGGATTTTGTTGATTTCCTCAGCCAACGTGAACAAACCCATCGCATTACTCAGGCGGCAGGTAAGCTTGCCGAAGAACCCTTCCGAAAAATCTGGGATAATGAGGCGGATGCGGCTTATGACCGATTATAA
- a CDS encoding RHS repeat-associated core domain-containing protein: MLEANPTISSSTNRINAAGYLYDNAGNVTQEPSAPTHKVYVYDAENHQKEYSYNSQTWRYEYDGDGRRVKKIKPNASYLIFVYDAGGRLVAEYDSGTSAPSAYQTNFLTQDHLGSTRVVTDATGAVTSRLDYLPFGTEISAGIGGRTTAMMYAASSTLRQKFTGHERDEESKLDFAQARYCSSPTGRFMSVDPLPSSGKVAEPQSWNRYPYTINNPMKYIDSSGLIWGSIQTQSGDTTITNYYWYETQAELEKAGATAVQFDDSGIYAYQANTGEYIRLEKDSQNWQGHFTSRDDAILGQGAVEARRAAREALDRELLSIELAMVFGSFGNVGAEISEGGNYGNLSPRRGIALGADPWYKDIARQTGSFHYKQWGDVGLSRRTRNFGSRFNQASRRADEINFELRGVLDGRGMEAAVRAGRAGFFRGNFTNAELSTIYQNPSLFSKTNFFFEGRPVSPIFRPTWLSSPPSSK, encoded by the coding sequence TTGCTCGAAGCCAACCCAACAATTAGCTCATCAACCAATCGTATCAATGCCGCCGGTTATTTGTACGACAACGCGGGCAATGTCACCCAGGAGCCGAGCGCGCCGACCCACAAGGTGTATGTCTATGACGCCGAGAATCATCAGAAGGAGTACAGCTACAACTCACAGACCTGGCGCTATGAATATGACGGCGACGGCAGACGGGTGAAGAAGATTAAGCCCAACGCTTCGTATCTGATATTCGTCTATGATGCGGGCGGGCGGTTGGTTGCCGAGTACGATTCGGGGACGAGTGCGCCGTCAGCCTACCAGACGAATTTCCTGACCCAAGACCATCTGGGTTCGACTCGGGTGGTGACGGACGCGACGGGGGCGGTGACTTCAAGGTTGGATTACCTGCCGTTTGGTACGGAAATCAGCGCCGGGATAGGCGGTCGAACGACGGCGATGATGTACGCGGCGAGTTCGACCTTGAGGCAGAAGTTCACCGGACACGAGAGGGATGAGGAGAGCAAGCTGGATTTTGCCCAGGCGCGGTATTGCTCATCACCGACGGGCAGGTTTATGAGCGTTGACCCTTTGCCTTCTAGTGGAAAAGTTGCAGAACCTCAAAGTTGGAATAGGTATCCATACACCATTAATAACCCAATGAAGTACATTGACTCAAGTGGTCTGATATGGGGTTCAATACAAACCCAATCTGGGGATACAACGATCACCAATTACTACTGGTATGAGACTCAGGCTGAATTAGAAAAGGCTGGTGCTACCGCTGTACAATTTGATGACTCAGGTATCTATGCCTATCAAGCAAATACCGGAGAGTATATTCGACTGGAAAAAGATAGCCAAAATTGGCAAGGCCATTTTACATCAAGGGATGATGCCATTTTAGGACAGGGCGCAGTGGAAGCTCGGCGAGCAGCTCGAGAGGCTCTAGACAGAGAATTGTTGAGTATTGAATTGGCGATGGTTTTTGGTTCATTCGGTAATGTTGGAGCAGAAATATCGGAAGGTGGGAATTATGGAAATCTTTCTCCAAGAAGAGGCATAGCATTAGGTGCAGATCCGTGGTACAAGGATATTGCTAGGCAAACGGGGTCATTTCACTATAAACAATGGGGAGATGTTGGGCTTTCGAGGAGGACGAGAAATTTTGGGAGTAGATTTAATCAGGCTTCTAGGAGAGCTGATGAAATTAACTTTGAACTGAGAGGTGTCTTAGATGGTCGAGGTATGGAAGCCGCAGTTAGAGCAGGAAGAGCAGGTTTTTTTCGAGGAAATTTTACAAATGCAGAACTCTCAACTATCTACCAAAACCCGAGCTTATTTAGTAAAACCAATTTTTTCTTTGAAGGAAGACCTGTTAGCCCTATATTTCGTCCAACTTGGTTGTCGTCACCACCATCATCCAAGTAA
- a CDS encoding rod shape-determining protein — translation MRFSLTDMFSEDMAVDLGTVHTFIYGRGRGQVVNEPSLVAMDKMTGEVIAVGNEALEMLGRSPEDVEVAYPMREGVIADSELAQKMLGKFLRKARGGRPRLSRRMIMNVPSGITSVEKFAINEVVKGIGVSRVYLVDEGMAAAIGARLEVDVMRACMIVDIGGGKTSIAVIANAGIVESETLRLGGLDMDHAIIEYIKQNRRVLIGERTAERLKMVLGSATTPIEEHKSMVKGQSLSEGGPEVIEVTATEVHKAIDTHVKQIVEAVRNVLESIPPEVAGDIHDTGLVLTGGVALLAGMDARVSQATKLHVTIAESPLQSVGRGLVMLYEKPLLLRRVARNLDMS, via the coding sequence ATGAGATTTTCTCTGACCGATATGTTTTCCGAAGACATGGCCGTTGACCTGGGCACCGTTCATACCTTTATTTACGGGCGCGGGCGCGGGCAGGTGGTCAACGAACCTTCACTGGTCGCAATGGATAAAATGACCGGCGAAGTGATTGCCGTTGGCAACGAAGCTCTGGAAATGTTAGGTCGTTCACCGGAAGATGTGGAAGTCGCTTACCCGATGCGCGAAGGCGTGATTGCCGATTCCGAACTTGCACAGAAGATGCTTGGCAAGTTTTTGCGTAAAGCGCGTGGCGGAAGACCGAGACTTTCGCGGCGCATGATTATGAATGTGCCTTCGGGTATTACCTCTGTCGAAAAATTTGCCATCAACGAAGTAGTCAAAGGCATCGGCGTGAGCCGTGTTTATCTGGTTGATGAAGGCATGGCGGCGGCTATCGGCGCGCGCCTGGAAGTCGATGTCATGCGCGCCTGCATGATTGTTGACATCGGCGGCGGCAAAACCTCGATTGCGGTGATTGCCAATGCCGGAATTGTCGAATCGGAAACCCTCAGACTCGGCGGACTCGATATGGATCACGCCATCATTGAATACATCAAACAAAATCGCCGGGTGCTCATCGGTGAACGTACCGCCGAACGGTTGAAAATGGTTCTCGGTTCGGCGACGACTCCGATTGAAGAACATAAAAGCATGGTCAAAGGGCAAAGCCTCAGCGAAGGCGGACCCGAAGTTATCGAAGTCACCGCCACCGAAGTTCATAAAGCCATCGATACCCATGTCAAACAGATTGTCGAAGCGGTGCGCAATGTTTTAGAAAGCATCCCGCCCGAAGTCGCAGGCGATATTCACGACACCGGATTGGTATTAACCGGCGGCGTGGCGCTGCTTGCGGGAATGGATGCGCGGGTCTCGCAAGCCACCAAACTGCACGTCACCATCGCCGAAAGCCCTTTGCAATCCGTAGGGCGGGGCTTGGTGATGCTTTACGAAAAGCCTTTGCTGTTAAGGCGGGTGGCGCGCAACCTCGATATGAGTTAA
- a CDS encoding helix-turn-helix domain-containing protein: MDLKKIAPPIHLKNYVRYFWTLDNNARQSAKTFRIFADGCPGLIFNQSEKCIIYQNNEKRLPDIFLYGQATTHNELNLTGHLSLIGAYFYPNALKAIFGLDADELTDSCADLNPLAEKQGVCLAEKLSGATSTPHQIEMISRYLFQQLQKNAASQSAVIQYAISQIVESAGKIALGDLRKDLGLSERSLERKFRQEVGISPKLFSRIRRFQVSLEQIRKNRYRNLSDIAYDNDYADQSHFIRAFREFSGFSPYQFQKSSNEIIENMSEL; encoded by the coding sequence ATGGATTTAAAGAAAATCGCCCCGCCGATTCATCTCAAAAATTATGTCCGGTATTTTTGGACGTTGGATAATAACGCTCGGCAATCCGCTAAAACATTCAGAATTTTTGCTGACGGCTGTCCGGGACTGATCTTCAATCAATCCGAAAAGTGCATCATTTATCAAAATAATGAAAAACGATTACCCGATATTTTTTTATACGGGCAGGCAACAACCCATAATGAACTGAATCTGACGGGGCATTTGAGCCTTATCGGGGCTTATTTTTATCCGAATGCCTTAAAAGCAATCTTCGGTCTGGATGCCGATGAGCTTACCGATTCCTGCGCCGACTTGAATCCTCTTGCCGAAAAGCAGGGCGTTTGCCTTGCGGAAAAACTTTCGGGAGCCACTTCTACACCTCATCAAATCGAAATGATTTCGCGGTATCTGTTTCAGCAACTACAAAAAAATGCGGCTTCTCAAAGCGCCGTCATTCAATATGCCATATCGCAAATCGTTGAATCAGCGGGAAAGATTGCTCTTGGTGATTTGCGCAAAGACCTGGGGTTGTCGGAAAGAAGTCTTGAGCGCAAGTTCAGGCAAGAGGTTGGCATTTCGCCCAAACTGTTTTCGAGAATCCGGCGTTTTCAAGTGTCTTTAGAGCAAATAAGAAAAAACCGCTATCGCAATCTTTCCGACATTGCCTACGACAATGATTACGCCGACCAATCGCATTTTATCCGCGCCTTTCGTGAATTTAGCGGATTCTCGCCTTATCAATTTCAAAAATCGTCTAACGAAATCATCGAAAATATGTCCGAATTGTAA